AAATATCAACAGTTTTATGACGCTTAACATATAGTaaatttttctgtgttttAGTTGAGTCTGGAACGAGAAACGGGAGTGATCAATGGCGTTTTTTCTGATGACGTTCTGTTTCTGCGCCAGCTCATCCTTGACGGACAGTGGGATGACGTCACAGAATTCATCCAGCCATTGGAAGCCATTGCTAGTTTCGATGCTCGTACTTTTCACTACCTCATACTCCGTCAGAAATACGTCGAGCTACTTTGCATCAAATCTGAAGCAGGACTTATTGCAAATGTTGATACGGCTGTTGAAGAAGTGGTCAAAGTCCTGAGTGATTTGGAAAAACTATGTCCATCCAGAGAGATCTACAATCATCTTTGTCTCCTTCTGACTTTACCCAAATTGATTGATCACGCCGACTATCAAGACTGGAACCCTTCCAGTGCCCGGGTTCGTTGCTTCCAGGACATCTACCCTTTGGTAGAGAAGTTTTTGCCTTACGAGAAGCCTGCTAAAGACGGACATGCTTTGCAAGAAGCCACGAACGATCGGTTGATCCATCTGCTTATCAAAGGTTAGACTACCAAAAAAAGGTCAAATAATCCTAAGTTGGCAAAGTACTCAATACTATCACGCGAATCCTACATCGTAAAATCATGCTTcgtattttaaattcttgcTTAAAAGGGCATCTAGTATTGTTACCTTCTGTAAAAACGCGTATCGTAGTGCGAAACCATCTACAGGTGGCATACAGTTACGTTTGAGTTAGATACCGTGGAGTATTTTTTTCGAGTTTACGGTTCCAATCCTTGACAAACGAACaattagattttgtttttcgtttccttcttcttcttctctttcttttatgaCTTCAGATTTGAGATACACGAAATGCTTTTTTTCCTGACAAAGGCAATAAAACTAAGCCCTTTATTTCTTGTGGAACAATTGCGACGTAAGTATGGCTGTGGGGGTCGCGTCGATTGTTGATCATCACACTGACCTAAGACCTACAGCTTTTAGATTTTAACTGAATTTGGGAAACAGTGGACTGGCGAAGACAAATGGTTTCGTAGcgatattatttatttttgtttaaatccgTAGTATGTCATTCGTCCGAATAACATACTgtataatatttttatatatattttttgcaGGTCTATTGTACGAGTCGTGTGTGGAATTCTGTCAACGTCGAGCTTTATCAGGCAGCGTCAAGGAGCGTTCTCCACCTCAGTTGCGATTCGGCTCACTTCTGAGTTCTACTAAAAAGTTTCACGATTCGGACTTGAGCCTATTGTCTTGGCTGCAGAGCATCCCTGCGCAAACGTTTGCTCATCCCTTCGAACAACGGACGTTGGATGTGGACGTGGAGAGATTGGATAAACCAACCCTGGAAACATCATGGACCGAGCACATGCTGGTTACACCCATCAAGCCCAAACTTTTTCCCTACTCAGCCATGCCTTTTGGAAGACCGCGCTCTGTTGATCTCATGTCGCGTTCTCTAAACCCTTCTTTGGATGGCTTGCCTTTTGGCAGCGGCACCATGTGGCGTTCCAGTTTGGCCAGCTTTCATTTGACCGGGAAAAAATCCATGACCACTTCGGtttgaaaattcatttttaatattCAATATCATAATCataagttgttgtttttttttttgtttttttaattattataatCAGGTGGATCGGCTTTTCGAAAGCGACGAGAAAGGATCAAAAATTATCCAACCGCCCAGTATTAGTACAGTAAGCGAGCTTGCCAAGGAACACAGCCCATTCGATGACGAAGATAACAAACGGTTCGTCCTTCTATGTTGTTATTCACTGGTTTGAACAGACGTTTTGATGATGCAAAATTTAAGTTCCTCTGTAGTGGGTAGGGATGTTTAGAGTATCGTCAGCTAACTATGGATGGTTATTCTTTGATTATAGAGTGATCGCGACGGACGTCCTGGAGAAGCCTCCGCGGGCGGAACCTGCTAGTGGAGATCTGTTGCGGGAATTCCAGCGGTTAAAATATTCTCCGGGTACAACATCCAATAAGTAAGTATGCAGACATGTACAGCATTACATTAAGGACAATGGCTTTTAATTGCATCTTCAATTTGCGTTTGAGCCAACTGCCTTAAAGTCAGTGTTAACGTCCATTGGCACGCGATGAGTAAGGTTAAGCAGGACCCCTTCTGTTTGGAAAGTCTTCCTGATTGGGAATAGGTGGAAGCGCTTTCTGCCTTTTACGGGGTTCTCTTTATTGATTGCCATCTAAACTGTTGGCTGAAGGCGAGAGCTAATCTTTCATTTTGTATGTGCGTACAGGTTGGCAGCGCCGCCTCCTCAAGTCTTGTCTGAACCTACCAACGAACCCACGGACGATAAGGTAAGACGCTGTTTATTCAAAGACAACCTCCCGATCACAGCTTATGGGCGGATCAGTTTTCATCGCGGCAGGCCGTAACTAAATAGCCATGATTTTCTTGAGTGAGCTtgaaaaatcacacggaaacAACGTTGCTGTATGGCACGAGAATGAGCAGAATGATTTGGTTGAATAGGCTACCCTTAAGCGTTTGGGTAACCCGGATGCTGGCGCGATTCGCCATGAAAACCTGACATTGAATAATGAATGCCCAACTTTATTGCGTCTATGTATGTTGGCTACCTAAAATGGAATTTTAGTGTGAGGCATGTTGACGACACGAACGATGTGTTTTGAGGCAGATGCGGTTACATTTGGACATCGCTACACGGGATGTTGTTTGGCCATTGGTCAAAATTCTCAACaggttttcttatttattcgTTGTGAATAAATCCATTTCAGATTACGCTTTAGAGATCAGTGTGCGATGGCGCCCTGCCCAGGCGCGGCGGGCGTGGTACTCATTTTTTGATTTACGCttcatcttttttctcttttttttttttgcctcatttttttccaaactCGATACAAACAAAAAGGCCAGCAAGCAAGCTCAggagaaggggggaaaaaagagaagctgCTGGATGCGAGACGCAATAGTACGTTCCAAATTAATCTCTCTCCTCTTGTTGTCATCTTGATGGATGGGGGCTGAACCACACAGAAAGAGCCCTTGGCATACTTGGTATGTTGTAAATAGAGCCATATACAGACGGAGATGATGCGCACTGTAAGCTTTCTTCTCGCAGTGTCTTTCTACGATGCATGATCAAGATAGGCTGCAGCGCAAGTGACCTAGGGTGGAGTGGCTGATATCCTTGTTTTTTGTCCCGCTACGTTTCCTACACGCATCGCGTACACAATAGAGAGCCTCTCAGCTTCTCTTTTGACGTACACCCAACATGGCTTGGTTTTTAAAGTTTGATGCGATTTTCTTGGGTGACGCCCATGGCATGCCACGGGTAATATCGCTGACGGGGAAGAAAAATGTCCATTATCCAGCCTTGTCTTCAATCTGAATCCCAATTTTCCGTCTACTCTTTCACACTCTTATAGTGTAGCATCTCTCTTagtataaaaataaataaataaataataacaacatCTGGAAgccagcaaataaaaaaagaaatgtagaAAACCAGAAAGGCTGCCTGTTTCTCATCGACGATTATTGAATAATAGATTTACACAAATATGTCGTGACGAAATTGGATAGTTTTTGAAGTGGGAGGGATGTTCGCTTTTGGTAAGAACCTTTACATTGGTGAGGGCTGCTCTTGGTTACCTTTTTTGGCCTAATATGGCgtggttctttttttttttttttttatttttgttatttcgtTCCTCTCCTCCcatgtgtatgtgtgtgtgtttgagtGTGTCTATGTCTGTGCGTATGAGTGTGTGTATCTTTTGGAGACCTATTCCCCCTGGCTGAGCGCACGCACACCTATTGCGGCTTCGCTAGTCAGGAAGCGAAGACCTCTCTCTACTGCCGCACACGATTCAGAACCAGTCTCAGTTATCAGCCAGTCGTCCCACTTGACGCGTGTCAGATTGGTGATTGCGCTGCCCTCGACACTTGTGTCTGAACTTTCGAAACTCTAAAGAATGGAGCAAGTTATTCTTCGCAAGTTGGACGAAATGTTTAGCGATTTGCGACAGGAAATTCAGCAAAACCATTTGCTAAAAGTGCACCCAATGAAAGACCAACACCAAGGCCATTGTCTTTCTTCTCGATCCAGTTCTAATTTTAGTAGCAATAGAAGGCAGTCGCTACCGAGTCATGCCACACCAGGTCGAAGAGTGTCAATGCCTGCCAAACTGGTGCCGTCAACGACATCATCGATCAGACGAGGATCACTTCCTATCGAAGTTGAGGGCCGTCGGTCTAGTCTTCCTGCTTTCCCCACTCGACGGTTGTCTGTTGAATTACAACCGCAGCGCCGGGAATCGTCCAGTTCGAGGAAATTCTCTCGCGATTCACTTGACCTGGATTTGGTTATTGAAGACGCCTCCGAAGCAGATGCCGATTCCGATTATAACAATTCAATTATAgtcgaagaagacgaggaGACAGACACCCAGGTATGTCGTTACTGATGACTTTTACCCCTCCGCATCTCCTCCTCTTTCGTTGTTTTCCCCGGACCAGTGAGGAGTGGGTGGATGAGCGCAATAATGAAATAGCTGCATTGGCTACTTTTCTCCATAGAGGAAAATGAGATCTAATTACATCGGCATTTCTTGTGCGCTCAGCTTTTATGGCTATCGTGAGTCATTTGATGATGGCTCCTTTATCGTCCGGCTTAACGGCATCGCGGTCGGACATTTATTGCACGACTGCTCACGATTTTTTGCCGATTGTCGTAATAAAATCGTGGTTTTTGGCGGCCTTAATATATTGTCTATGATGGTTGGTGTCAGCGATTCACAGAGCGATCAAATTAATCCGGCCCATCATCCCCATCTAGCGACGCTTTTTCGCACTGTTACATTTTGACGCACTGCTTTTagccattatttttttattatttatttatttttttttccagagaaTCTATTTGACTCCTTATTCACGTTTGCCCTAATTTTTCTCGGCGTGCCTGACGTCTGTGACATTATCTTACTTATTTCTTGTTCTCCAATCGtgatcgaaaacaaaaacaacaaaaaacctaTTGTCGAGATTTTAAAATTCCTGTACTTGTATTTTTGATGCGAGTTGAATGCACGGCTCCCGCGTTCAGAAATGTTCCCTATTTAGATGTTTGGCATTGGTTAGTTAGATTTTGGacgggaaaacaaaaatcgtctaatcacaaaaatggaaaaccgTTGCCAGCATTTCTTCTGATTTCTTTGCTGTACGTTTACAATCGTATTCATTCGTATGCGTTTCTTGTTGGTCATTCCAATGACACATTGTCGAATTTGGGAGACGCTCTGGAGGATGCCAACTGGCGCCCGAGGAGGCCTCGACTATATAACTAAAACACACCGTCGAGCGTGAAGTAGGTTACAGCAGTACGCCTTGTAAGGCacccaaaaaaagggggttgaCCATATGTTGCATTGTTTACCTTTTAACGACCTATAAACAAGTAGTTCTGATTCTTCTGTCCACTCTTATCCGTAGTCTTGCGACTTCTCTCCGGCCGCGTGCAAGTGTTTCGACGTTGATgcgaaatttgaaattcaccGGTCCAGCACAGAATTGCTCATCATCGTTGGCCGTTTTGCTATTTTCGAATGCGTTTGGTTTACGTTGTGTGCGTTCCCCAAGATCGTCCCGTCGCCATGCCCAGGTGGTCTTACGGATACTCGTCTTGGGTATGTGTACAGCCGTGCATTCCTATgggttttttgtgtttttttttttttgtgtttttttgcaTAATTTTTGCATCGTGATTGTCTTGTTTGCTTTCGAATATGGAACGCGGATCTGGCTGCCTATCGTGTTTTTGGTTGTTTGCAAAAAAACATTCAGGATGGACAGGATGATGGGTTACATGGAAACCCGTGGTCCGCCAAACGAGTCGTTCAAGTAAAGCTTGTCCATCGTTCGTCCTCTTTATTCTGGTATAACTCTGTGCCgaacaagaagaaagataagaaaagaacaaaattccCACGAATCTCTGTCTATTTTGTTAAAAGCTGCAATCACGCAACATTCGACTCGACCATGTGGATCGGATCGGTTCGGAATGGCGGCTGTTGGTGATTCATCCATAGCTAGTCCTGCTTGAGCTCGAAGTTGAAGAAGTTTCTAGTTTCTTTGTGTTCGTGTAAGAATGAATACCTTCAGGCAAGCCGTTAACAGTCTCTCGGATGAATGAGTAAACAACCCAAACATGTGGCAAAATCGAGCAGCTAATAGAACCTCTTCTCGTTATGCCCCCCTGCCATCTCTTTTGAATATTAAACACGACCCAAT
The DNA window shown above is from Daphnia magna isolate NIES linkage group LG9, ASM2063170v1.1, whole genome shotgun sequence and carries:
- the LOC116930743 gene encoding WD repeat-containing protein 47, giving the protein MSMGSSVPRLHLREDDVVRLVLEFICSRQFHISQLSLERETGVINGVFSDDVLFLRQLILDGQWDDVTEFIQPLEAIASFDARTFHYLILRQKYVELLCIKSEAGLIANVDTAVEEVVKVLSDLEKLCPSREIYNHLCLLLTLPKLIDHADYQDWNPSSARVRCFQDIYPLVEKFLPYEKPAKDGHALQEATNDRLIHLLIKGLLYESCVEFCQRRALSGSVKERSPPQLRFGSLLSSTKKFHDSDLSLLSWLQSIPAQTFAHPFEQRTLDVDVERLDKPTLETSWTEHMLVTPIKPKLFPYSAMPFGRPRSVDLMSRSLNPSLDGLPFGSGTMWRSSLASFHLTGKKSMTTSVDRLFESDEKGSKIIQPPSISTVSELAKEHSPFDDEDNKRVIATDVLEKPPRAEPASGDLLREFQRLKYSPGTTSNKLAAPPPQVLSEPTNEPTDDKPQLPANQNGSAASTSGPTSGSGSLGSGSVSASTTMPGSGLAGKPRFIAVTSLDDAQAVRCAEFHPSGRLYAVGSNSKTLRICSYPKLSDLRDDHTTCQSTVLFKRTKHHKGSIYCLAWSPAGDLIATGSNDKTVKLMRFNADTCNVEGQEIELSMHDGTVRDVCFIEDMSNKSSLLVSGGAGDCKIYVTDCVTGTPFQALTGHSGHVLSLYTWGGAMFISGSQDKTVRMWDLRTRGCVNMITPLTTPSSPVNKGSPVASVAVDPSGRLMVSGHEDASCILYDIRGNRTIQSFKPHTADVRSVRFSPSAYYLLTGGYDNKLVLTDLQGDLTMSLPSIVVAQHQDKVISGRWHPNEFSFISSSADKTSALWALPPL
- the LOC116930745 gene encoding uncharacterized protein LOC116930745, which codes for MEQVILRKLDEMFSDLRQEIQQNHLLKVHPMKDQHQGHCLSSRSSSNFSSNRRQSLPSHATPGRRVSMPAKLVPSTTSSIRRGSLPIEVEGRRSSLPAFPTRRLSVELQPQRRESSSSRKFSRDSLDLDLVIEDASEADADSDYNNSIIVEEDEETDTQ